In a single window of the Amycolatopsis sp. cg5 genome:
- a CDS encoding aldo/keto reductase: protein MTAIPQRRIGRDGPLTGVLSLGSWHTYDRMDFREAVTLVRTAVDSGISLFDVGVYGLPTSPPVFTDVLFSAMVRAAGLKRDDYLLSAKLWLEGYPEQSLRAQLDNALFRAGVEHADLVVLGDLRSDDTDLHQLVLDLDELRQAGLIRQWGVNNWSATTIRALHDFAAVENVPGPAIAQLKYSVARRSIPDGEPFEKVFGELGVTLQSSDIFEGGVLLGKNSGARQVGRDPGGVRERIAASAPELAKIAGDLDATAAQLCLAFTLTHPANTTTLFGATSTAQLKDNMGAVDLVERVGAQQLRDLVEPFWADRDSVDSEGP from the coding sequence ATGACCGCCATCCCCCAGCGCCGCATCGGCCGCGACGGCCCGCTCACCGGCGTGCTTTCGCTCGGTTCGTGGCACACCTACGACCGGATGGACTTCCGCGAGGCGGTGACGCTGGTGCGCACCGCGGTCGACTCCGGCATCTCGCTGTTCGACGTCGGCGTCTACGGTCTTCCGACGAGTCCGCCGGTCTTCACCGACGTGCTGTTCTCGGCGATGGTCCGCGCGGCCGGACTGAAGCGCGACGACTACCTGCTCTCGGCGAAGCTCTGGCTGGAGGGCTACCCCGAGCAGAGCCTGCGCGCGCAGCTGGACAACGCGTTGTTCCGCGCCGGGGTCGAGCACGCCGACCTGGTGGTGCTGGGCGACCTTCGCAGCGACGACACCGACCTGCACCAGCTCGTGCTGGACCTGGACGAACTCCGCCAGGCCGGGCTGATCAGGCAGTGGGGCGTGAACAACTGGTCCGCCACCACCATCCGCGCGCTGCACGACTTCGCGGCGGTCGAGAACGTGCCAGGCCCCGCCATCGCGCAGCTCAAGTACAGCGTGGCCCGTCGGTCCATTCCGGACGGTGAGCCGTTCGAAAAGGTCTTCGGCGAGCTCGGCGTCACGCTCCAGTCGTCGGACATCTTCGAGGGCGGCGTCCTGCTGGGCAAGAACAGCGGCGCGCGCCAGGTCGGCCGCGACCCCGGTGGCGTCCGCGAGCGCATCGCCGCCTCCGCCCCGGAGCTCGCCAAGATCGCCGGTGACCTGGACGCGACGGCGGCGCAGCTGTGCCTGGCCTTCACCCTGACCCATCCGGCCAACACCACCACCCTGTTCGGCGCGACCAGCACCGCCCAGCTCAAGGACAACATGGGCGCCGTCGACCTGGTCGAGCGCGTCGGCGCGCAGCAGCTGCGTGACCTGGTCGAACCGTTCTGGGCGGACCGCGACAGCGTCGACTCGGAGGGACCGTGA
- a CDS encoding alpha/beta hydrolase codes for MTAFDPELAEALEGLPSGPGLDAASLAGARQMLAGSNLSCAEAIGDRDLVWEDRAVPGTGVVVTVVKPRRVQPGAPGFYNIHGGGMVMDDRFADLPRMVALVEEFGFVAVTVEYRLAPEHPHPAPLEDCYAGLTWMAANAAELGFDPAKLIVGGGSAGGGLSAGIALLARDRGGPALAGQLLLCPMIDSRNDSASTVEFAERGVWSQAANAFGWQSLLKGQTSPYAVPATAPDLTGLPPAFIEVGAAEIFRDEDVDYARRLWSAGVPTELHVWAGAYHGFDRFAPDSEVTRAALAARASWIRRTIGRA; via the coding sequence GTGACGGCCTTCGACCCCGAACTCGCCGAAGCACTCGAAGGCCTGCCGTCCGGGCCAGGGCTGGACGCCGCGTCACTGGCCGGTGCCCGGCAGATGCTGGCCGGCTCGAACCTGAGCTGCGCCGAGGCGATCGGCGACCGGGACCTGGTCTGGGAGGACCGGGCCGTGCCCGGCACCGGCGTGGTCGTCACCGTCGTCAAACCCCGGCGCGTCCAGCCGGGCGCGCCGGGGTTCTACAACATCCACGGCGGCGGGATGGTCATGGACGACCGGTTCGCCGACCTGCCCCGGATGGTCGCGCTGGTCGAGGAATTCGGCTTCGTCGCGGTGACCGTGGAGTACCGGCTCGCGCCGGAGCACCCGCATCCGGCGCCGCTGGAGGACTGCTACGCGGGCCTGACGTGGATGGCGGCCAATGCCGCCGAACTCGGGTTCGATCCGGCGAAGCTGATCGTCGGCGGCGGGAGCGCGGGCGGTGGGCTCAGCGCGGGGATCGCTTTGCTGGCCAGGGATCGTGGCGGTCCGGCCTTGGCCGGGCAGCTGCTGCTGTGCCCGATGATCGACAGCCGCAACGACTCGGCGTCCACAGTGGAGTTCGCGGAACGCGGCGTGTGGAGCCAGGCGGCCAACGCCTTCGGCTGGCAGTCGCTCCTCAAAGGACAGACATCGCCGTACGCCGTCCCGGCGACCGCGCCCGACCTCACCGGGCTTCCGCCCGCCTTCATCGAGGTCGGCGCGGCTGAGATCTTCCGCGACGAGGACGTCGACTACGCGCGACGGCTCTGGTCGGCGGGCGTGCCCACCGAACTGCACGTCTGGGCCGGCGCGTACCACGGGTTCGACCGGTTCGCGCCGGACAGCGAGGTGACCCGCGCGGCGCTCGCCGCACGGGCCTCCTGGATACGCCGCACTATCGGGAGAGCATGA